A DNA window from Hordeum vulgare subsp. vulgare chromosome 1H, MorexV3_pseudomolecules_assembly, whole genome shotgun sequence contains the following coding sequences:
- the LOC123443147 gene encoding uncharacterized protein LOC123443147, whose protein sequence is MSGLAGQRSWMGDAAATPSGDARDDGAAAAAASSTNASAISFGFAATAILIAMFLLMAIFEHLIKPGWAASRGSHADSDADGDAQPSHSGRHQRDRGSPEKLAPPPKMEVVVAAADLTVVMPGQRYPTFLAQPAPLLFPCPREGVRWPPHDDNRRSFLPP, encoded by the exons ATGAGTGGCCTCGCGGGGCAGCGGTCGTGGATGGGGGACGCCGCGGCGACACCGTCGGGCGACGCGCGGGACGACGGcgccgcggccgcggccgccTCCTCCACGAACGCCAGCGCCATCTCCTTCGGCTTCGCGGCCACCGCCATCCTCATCGCCATGTTCCTCCTCATGGCCATCTTCGAGCACCTCATCAAGCCCGGCTGGGCGGCCTCCCGGGGCTCCCACGCCGACAGCGACGCCGACGGCGATGCCCAGCCGTCCCACTCCGGCCGGCACCAGCGCGACCGCGGCTCGCCGGAGAAGCTCGCGCCTCCGCCCAAG atggaggtggtggtggcggcggcggacctGACGGTGGTGATGCCGGGGCAGCGGTACCCGACGTTCCTGGCGCAGCCGGCGCCCCTACTGTTTCCCTGCCCGAGAGAAGGCGTGCGTTGGCCTCCGCACGATGACAATCGCCGCTCTTTCCTGCCGCCATGA